In the Mycolicibacter sp. MU0102 genome, one interval contains:
- a CDS encoding alpha/beta hydrolase, with amino-acid sequence MGAAEPPAKHPLLVWAWSLLRLGFVGVAFGALFFCLSLTPSLLPRDWVFQGLIGGINAAFGYGLGVLIGATVERFLLRGASWWPPPRPALLALKATVVVTAPTACVLMLIPAAGWQRQVSELLGIEGPATLGYLRTLGVAIGVAAALVATVRVLIDASRLLARALIRRWHLHREVAMFIGSAIVVVLLTTLINGVLIRGFFAGASAVFQPEDSATVAGTIQPLQPERSGSPESLAPWATLGSQGRSFVAGGVHAAELSRINGRPAREPIRVYAGLHSAGDDQGRMQLLLDELDRTHAFDRQVLVVVPTTGTGWVDPAAADALEMLYNGDTAIVGVQYSYLPSWISFLADQRKSMDSGRLLVRTIAERWRGLPVGQRPKLVLYGESLGSMAGQAAFDWLPDIADMGYESVLWVGPPQASPLWHALLVRRDPGSTAVLPRYDNGRTVRFSQGTVPAEIARIAAPPWDGTRVLFLQHASDPVVWWSTDLLFARPDWLTEAPGPDRTASMRWYPVVTFWQVSADLFHGEQMPAGHGHNYADTILDGWVAVLPPDGWTPADTERVRAALRGG; translated from the coding sequence ATGGGAGCGGCCGAGCCACCGGCGAAACACCCGCTGCTGGTGTGGGCTTGGAGCCTGCTGCGCCTGGGGTTCGTCGGAGTGGCGTTCGGTGCGCTGTTCTTCTGCCTGTCGCTGACCCCGTCGCTGCTGCCGCGCGACTGGGTGTTCCAGGGACTGATCGGCGGGATCAACGCAGCCTTCGGCTACGGGCTGGGCGTGCTGATCGGCGCCACGGTGGAACGTTTCCTACTGCGCGGCGCCAGCTGGTGGCCGCCGCCGCGTCCGGCCTTGCTCGCACTCAAGGCAACAGTGGTGGTGACGGCCCCGACCGCGTGCGTTCTGATGCTGATCCCAGCCGCCGGCTGGCAGCGTCAGGTCTCCGAGCTGCTGGGCATCGAGGGCCCGGCAACACTGGGCTATCTGCGCACCCTCGGCGTGGCGATCGGGGTCGCCGCCGCGCTGGTGGCGACGGTGCGGGTGCTGATCGACGCCAGTCGACTGCTGGCGCGGGCCCTGATCCGGCGGTGGCACCTGCACCGCGAAGTCGCCATGTTCATCGGCAGCGCGATCGTCGTCGTGCTGCTGACCACCTTGATCAACGGCGTGCTGATCCGCGGTTTCTTCGCCGGCGCCAGCGCGGTGTTCCAGCCCGAGGACAGCGCCACCGTGGCCGGAACGATCCAGCCGCTGCAGCCGGAGCGATCCGGCAGCCCCGAGTCATTGGCGCCCTGGGCGACCCTGGGCAGTCAGGGCCGCAGCTTCGTCGCCGGGGGAGTGCACGCCGCCGAGCTCAGCCGGATCAACGGACGGCCCGCCCGCGAACCCATCAGGGTGTATGCCGGGCTGCACAGCGCCGGTGACGACCAGGGGCGAATGCAGCTGCTGCTCGACGAATTGGACCGCACCCACGCCTTCGATCGCCAGGTGTTGGTGGTGGTGCCCACCACGGGCACCGGGTGGGTGGATCCGGCCGCGGCCGATGCGCTGGAGATGCTCTACAACGGCGACACCGCGATCGTCGGCGTCCAGTACTCCTACCTGCCGAGTTGGATCTCCTTCCTGGCCGACCAACGCAAATCGATGGATTCGGGACGGCTGCTGGTGCGCACCATCGCCGAGCGGTGGCGTGGCCTTCCAGTAGGGCAGCGGCCCAAGCTGGTGCTCTACGGCGAGAGCCTGGGGTCGATGGCCGGGCAGGCCGCGTTCGACTGGCTGCCCGATATCGCCGACATGGGCTATGAGTCCGTGCTGTGGGTGGGGCCGCCGCAGGCCAGCCCGCTCTGGCACGCGCTGCTGGTGCGGCGCGACCCCGGCAGCACCGCCGTGTTGCCGCGCTACGACAACGGCCGCACGGTGCGGTTCTCGCAGGGCACGGTGCCGGCCGAGATCGCCCGGATCGCCGCGCCGCCGTGGGACGGCACCCGGGTGTTGTTCCTGCAGCATGCCTCCGACCCGGTGGTGTGGTGGTCGACGGACCTGCTGTTCGCGCGGCCGGACTGGCTGACCGAAGCACCCGGCCCGGACCGCACCGCATCCATGCGCTGGTACCCGGTGGTGACGTTCTGGCAGGTCAGCGCCGACCTGTTCCACGGTGAGCAGATGCCCGCAGGCCACGGTCACAACTATGCCGACACGATCCTGGACGGCTGGGTGGCGGTGCTGCCACCCGACGGCTGGACGCCGGCCGATACCGAGCGCGTCCGCGCGGCCCTGCGGGGCGGCTAG
- the purL gene encoding phosphoribosylformylglycinamidine synthase subunit PurL translates to MPVTPPTTLDTVEHAAATPEHPQPFAELGLKDDEYQRIRDILGRRPTDAELAMYSVMWSEHCSYKSSKVHLRYFGETTTDEMRKAMLAGIGENAGVVDIGDGWAVTFKVESHNHPSYVEPYQGAATGVGGIVRDIMAMGARPVAVMDQLRFGAADAPDTRRVLDGVVRGIGGYGNSLGLPNIGGETIFDPCYAGNPLVNALCVGVLKKEDLHLAFASGAGNKIILFGARTGLDGIGGVSVLASDTFGGDESGEGRKKLPSVQVGDPFTEKVLIECCLELYAAKLVVGIQDLGGAGLSCATSELASAGDGGMAIQLDKVPLRAANMSPAEVLSSESQERMCAVVAPENVDAFMAVCAKWDVLATVIGEVTEGDRLQITWHGETVVDVPPRTVAHEGPIYQRPVARPDTQDALNADRSDKLPRPATGEELRATLLALLGSPHLCSRAFITEQYDRYVRGNTVLAEHADGGMLRIDEASGRGITISTDASGRYTKLDPYTGAQLALAEAYRNVAVTGATPIAVTNCLNFGSPEDPGVMWQFAEAVRGLADGCAALGIPVTGGNVSFYNQTGATPIHPTPVVGVLGVIDDVGRRIPTAFGVEPGETLILLGDTRDEFDGSIWAQVTGDHLGGLPPKVDLEREQLLAEVLSAASRDGLISAAHDLSEGGLIQAVVESSIAGETGCRILLPEDADPFVFLFSESAGRALVAVPRTEESRLRSMCEARGLPATRVGVVDQASPEIEVQGQFSVSLTELRSTSEAVLPGLFG, encoded by the coding sequence GTGCCCGTGACGCCCCCGACCACGCTGGACACCGTCGAACACGCCGCCGCAACGCCCGAGCACCCGCAACCGTTCGCCGAGTTGGGTCTCAAGGACGACGAGTACCAGCGCATCCGCGACATCCTGGGCCGCCGCCCCACCGACGCCGAGCTGGCTATGTACTCGGTGATGTGGAGCGAGCACTGCTCCTACAAGTCCTCCAAGGTGCACCTGCGCTACTTCGGTGAGACCACCACCGACGAGATGCGCAAGGCCATGCTGGCCGGCATCGGCGAGAACGCCGGCGTCGTCGACATCGGCGACGGCTGGGCGGTCACCTTCAAAGTGGAGTCGCACAACCACCCGTCCTATGTCGAGCCGTACCAGGGCGCGGCCACCGGGGTGGGCGGCATCGTGCGCGACATCATGGCGATGGGCGCCCGCCCGGTCGCGGTGATGGACCAGCTGCGTTTCGGCGCCGCCGACGCCCCCGACACCCGCCGGGTGCTCGACGGGGTGGTGCGCGGCATCGGCGGCTACGGCAACTCGCTGGGGCTGCCCAACATCGGCGGCGAAACCATCTTCGACCCGTGCTACGCGGGCAACCCGTTGGTCAACGCCCTGTGTGTCGGTGTGCTGAAGAAGGAAGACCTGCACCTGGCGTTCGCCTCCGGCGCCGGAAACAAGATCATCCTGTTCGGTGCGCGCACCGGGCTGGACGGCATCGGTGGGGTGTCGGTGCTGGCATCGGACACCTTCGGCGGGGATGAGAGCGGTGAAGGCCGCAAGAAGCTGCCGTCGGTTCAGGTCGGCGACCCGTTCACCGAGAAGGTGCTCATCGAGTGCTGCCTGGAGCTCTACGCCGCCAAGCTGGTGGTCGGCATTCAGGATCTCGGTGGTGCCGGACTGTCGTGTGCCACTTCCGAGTTGGCGTCCGCCGGCGACGGTGGCATGGCGATTCAGCTGGACAAGGTGCCGCTGCGCGCGGCGAACATGAGTCCGGCCGAGGTGCTGTCCAGCGAGTCGCAGGAACGCATGTGCGCCGTGGTCGCCCCGGAGAACGTGGACGCCTTCATGGCGGTCTGCGCCAAGTGGGACGTGCTCGCCACCGTGATCGGTGAGGTGACCGAAGGCGACCGGCTGCAGATCACCTGGCACGGCGAGACCGTCGTCGACGTGCCGCCGCGCACCGTGGCCCACGAAGGCCCGATCTATCAGCGCCCGGTGGCGCGCCCCGACACCCAGGATGCGCTGAACGCCGACCGTTCGGACAAGCTGCCGCGCCCGGCCACGGGGGAGGAGCTGCGCGCGACTCTGCTTGCGCTGCTGGGCAGCCCGCACCTGTGCAGCCGGGCTTTCATCACCGAGCAGTACGACCGCTACGTGCGCGGCAACACTGTGCTGGCCGAGCACGCCGACGGCGGCATGCTGCGTATCGATGAGGCCTCCGGGCGCGGGATCACGATCTCCACCGACGCGTCCGGCCGCTACACCAAGCTCGACCCCTACACCGGGGCGCAGCTGGCACTGGCCGAGGCGTACCGCAACGTGGCCGTCACCGGCGCCACGCCGATCGCCGTCACCAACTGCCTGAACTTCGGTTCTCCGGAAGACCCCGGGGTGATGTGGCAGTTCGCCGAGGCCGTTCGCGGTCTGGCCGATGGCTGTGCGGCACTGGGGATTCCGGTGACCGGCGGCAATGTGAGCTTCTACAACCAGACCGGCGCCACGCCGATCCACCCCACCCCCGTCGTCGGGGTGCTCGGGGTCATCGACGACGTCGGCCGCCGCATTCCGACGGCGTTCGGCGTCGAACCGGGCGAGACGCTGATCCTGCTCGGCGACACCCGCGACGAGTTCGACGGGTCCATCTGGGCGCAGGTGACCGGCGATCACCTGGGCGGGCTGCCGCCGAAGGTCGATCTGGAACGCGAGCAGCTGCTCGCCGAGGTGCTGAGCGCGGCATCGCGCGACGGCCTGATCTCGGCTGCCCACGACTTGAGCGAAGGCGGGCTGATCCAAGCCGTCGTCGAGTCGTCGATCGCCGGTGAAACCGGTTGCCGCATCCTGCTTCCCGAAGATGCCGATCCGTTCGTCTTCCTGTTCTCCGAGTCGGCGGGCAGGGCGCTGGTGGCGGTGCCGCGCACCGAGGAGAGCCGATTGCGCTCGATGTGCGAGGCACGCGGCCTGCCGGCCACCCGTGTCGGTGTGGTGGACCAGGCCTCGCCGGAGATAGAGGTCCAGGGCCAGTTCAGTGTGTCGCTGACCGAACTGCGCAGCACCTCCGAAGCGGTGCTGCCGGGACTGTTCGGGTAA
- a CDS encoding M18 family aminopeptidase, whose translation MAATATGLCEFIDASPSPFHACDTVAERLRAAGYTEAAETDRWPQTPGRYFTVRAGSLIAWNSPEHGGHLPFRIIGAHTDSPNLRVKQHPAREVAGWQLVALAPYGGAWLNSWLDRDLGISGRLSVRSGAESSGISHHLVRIDEPILRVPQLAIHLADDRAAVKLDPQRHVNAVWGDGRSPDFLGYVAQCAGVEPRDVLGFDLMTHDLAPSTVTGLGREFVSAPRLDNQASCYAGLEALLAAGPGRYLPVLVLFDHEEVGSTSDHGAQSDLLLTVLERITLAAGGDREDFLRRLTASTLASADMAHATHPNYPERHEPGHPIAVNAGPVLKVQPNLRYATDGRTAATFALACDQAGVALQRYEHRADLPCGSTIGPMSAARTGIPTVDVGAPQLAMHSARELMGARDVTSYAAALTAFLAPD comes from the coding sequence ATGGCGGCCACCGCAACCGGATTATGCGAGTTCATCGACGCCTCTCCGTCGCCGTTTCACGCCTGCGACACGGTGGCCGAACGGCTCCGAGCCGCCGGCTACACCGAGGCGGCCGAAACCGACCGATGGCCGCAGACGCCGGGGCGGTATTTCACCGTCCGGGCCGGGTCGCTGATTGCATGGAATAGTCCGGAGCACGGCGGCCACCTCCCGTTCCGGATCATCGGCGCGCACACCGACAGCCCGAACCTGCGGGTCAAGCAGCACCCCGCCCGCGAGGTCGCCGGCTGGCAGTTGGTGGCCCTGGCGCCCTACGGCGGCGCCTGGCTGAACTCCTGGCTGGACCGCGACCTGGGGATCAGCGGCCGGCTCTCGGTGCGCAGCGGCGCCGAAAGCTCTGGGATCAGCCACCATCTGGTCCGGATCGACGAGCCGATCCTGCGGGTGCCGCAGCTGGCCATCCACCTGGCCGACGACCGCGCCGCGGTCAAACTGGATCCCCAGCGCCACGTCAACGCGGTCTGGGGAGATGGCCGGTCCCCGGACTTCCTCGGCTACGTGGCGCAGTGCGCCGGCGTCGAGCCGCGCGACGTGCTGGGGTTCGACCTGATGACCCACGACCTGGCGCCGTCGACCGTGACCGGGCTGGGCCGCGAATTCGTCAGCGCGCCGCGGCTGGACAACCAGGCCAGCTGCTACGCCGGGCTGGAGGCTCTGCTCGCCGCCGGGCCCGGCCGCTACCTGCCGGTGCTGGTGCTGTTCGACCACGAGGAGGTCGGATCGACGTCGGATCACGGCGCCCAGTCCGATCTGTTGCTAACCGTGCTGGAGCGGATCACGCTGGCCGCCGGCGGCGACCGTGAGGACTTCCTGCGCCGGCTGACCGCTTCCACGCTGGCTTCGGCGGACATGGCGCACGCCACCCACCCGAACTACCCGGAGCGTCACGAACCGGGCCACCCGATCGCGGTCAACGCCGGCCCGGTGCTCAAGGTGCAGCCCAACCTGCGCTACGCCACCGACGGCCGCACCGCCGCCACCTTCGCGTTGGCCTGTGACCAGGCCGGGGTGGCGCTGCAGCGCTATGAGCATCGGGCCGATCTGCCCTGCGGATCGACCATCGGACCGATGAGCGCCGCACGCACCGGGATCCCCACCGTTGACGTGGGCGCTCCGCAGCTGGCCATGCATTCGGCACGGGAATTGATGGGCGCACGCGACGTGACCTCCTACGCGGCGGCCCTGACGGCATTCCTGGCGCCGGACTGA
- a CDS encoding Dyp-type peroxidase has translation MPSVQPVTAPLTCSAIFLVATINDGGEQAVHDALPDLAGFARAIGFRDPTKRLSVVTSIGSEAWDRLFAGPRPAELHPFVELTGPRHTAPATPGDLLFHVKGETLDVCFELAGRIVKAMAGAITVVDEVHGFRFFDNRDLLGFVDGTENPVDDEAVAATAVGDEDPDFAGGSYVHIQKYLHDMAAWEALPVTEQERVIGRTKADDIEFDDAVKPANSHIALNVITDEEGNELDIVRHNMPFGSVGSGESGTYYIAYARTPQVTEQMLRNMFFGDPPGNTDRILDFSTAVTGGMFFTPTADFLDDPPPLPGAATPTPSEPVETTGVQGSLNIGSLKGTSQ, from the coding sequence GTGCCGTCCGTTCAGCCCGTCACCGCTCCCCTGACCTGTTCGGCCATTTTCCTGGTGGCCACCATCAACGACGGCGGCGAGCAGGCCGTGCACGACGCATTGCCCGACCTGGCGGGTTTCGCCCGGGCGATCGGCTTTCGCGACCCGACCAAGCGATTGTCGGTGGTGACCTCGATCGGCTCGGAGGCGTGGGACCGGCTGTTCGCCGGGCCCCGGCCGGCCGAGCTGCATCCATTCGTCGAGCTGACCGGTCCCCGCCACACCGCCCCGGCCACGCCCGGGGATCTGCTTTTTCACGTCAAGGGCGAGACCTTGGACGTCTGCTTCGAGCTGGCGGGACGGATCGTCAAGGCGATGGCCGGTGCCATCACCGTGGTCGACGAGGTGCACGGCTTCCGGTTCTTCGATAATCGCGACCTGCTCGGTTTCGTCGACGGCACCGAGAACCCGGTCGACGACGAAGCGGTGGCGGCCACCGCGGTCGGTGACGAGGATCCCGACTTTGCCGGCGGCTCCTATGTGCACATCCAGAAGTACCTGCACGACATGGCCGCCTGGGAGGCGCTGCCGGTCACCGAGCAGGAACGCGTGATCGGCCGGACCAAGGCCGACGACATCGAGTTCGACGACGCGGTGAAACCGGCCAACTCGCACATCGCGCTCAATGTCATCACCGACGAAGAGGGCAACGAACTGGACATCGTGCGGCACAACATGCCGTTCGGCTCGGTGGGCTCCGGCGAGTCCGGCACCTACTACATCGCCTACGCGCGGACGCCCCAAGTCACCGAGCAGATGCTGCGCAACATGTTCTTCGGCGATCCGCCGGGCAACACCGACCGCATCCTGGACTTCTCCACCGCGGTCACCGGCGGAATGTTCTTCACCCCCACCGCCGACTTCCTCGACGATCCGCCGCCGCTCCCCGGAGCAGCGACACCCACCCCCTCCGAGCCCGTCGAGACCACCGGCGTTCAAGGCTCACTGAACATCGGCAGCCTGAAAGGAACCTCGCAATGA
- a CDS encoding family 1 encapsulin nanocompartment shell protein: MNNLYRDLAPVTEAAWADIEQEATRTFKRHIAGRRVVDVSEPAGPTAAAVGTGRLTGIGAPADGVEAHLRDSKPLVRLRVPFTLSRDEIDDVERGSQDPDWDPVKAAAKKLAFAEDRIIFGGYPGAAVEGIRSASSNPELTLPDDPRGIPDVVSQALSALRLAGVDGPYSVLLSADAYTKVAETSDHGYPILEHLRRLVTGDIIWAPAIDGAFVLTTRGGDFDLRLGTDVSIGYLSHDAENVELYLQETLTFLCYTAEAAVALTC, translated from the coding sequence ATGAACAACCTGTATCGCGATCTGGCCCCAGTCACCGAAGCGGCCTGGGCCGACATCGAGCAGGAGGCCACCCGGACCTTCAAGCGGCACATCGCCGGACGCCGGGTGGTCGACGTCAGCGAGCCGGCCGGCCCGACGGCCGCCGCGGTGGGCACCGGTCGGCTGACCGGCATCGGCGCGCCGGCCGACGGCGTCGAAGCGCATCTGCGCGACAGCAAACCGCTGGTGCGCCTGCGGGTTCCGTTCACCCTGTCGCGTGACGAGATCGACGATGTGGAGCGGGGCTCGCAAGACCCTGACTGGGACCCGGTGAAGGCCGCGGCCAAGAAGCTGGCGTTCGCCGAGGACCGGATCATCTTCGGTGGCTACCCGGGCGCCGCGGTGGAGGGGATCCGCAGTGCGAGCTCGAACCCGGAGCTGACGCTGCCGGATGACCCGCGCGGCATCCCCGACGTGGTCAGCCAGGCGCTGTCGGCGCTACGGCTGGCCGGGGTGGACGGCCCGTACTCGGTGCTGTTGTCCGCGGACGCCTACACCAAGGTCGCCGAGACCTCCGATCACGGCTATCCGATCCTGGAGCACCTGCGCCGGCTGGTCACCGGCGACATCATCTGGGCGCCGGCGATCGATGGTGCGTTTGTGCTGACCACCCGGGGCGGCGATTTCGACCTGCGGCTGGGCACCGACGTGTCGATCGGCTACCTGTCGCACGATGCCGAGAACGTGGAGCTCTACCTGCAGGAGACGCTGACGTTCCTGTGCTACACCGCGGAGGCCGCGGTCGCGCTGACCTGCTAG
- the purQ gene encoding phosphoribosylformylglycinamidine synthase subunit PurQ gives MSARIGVITFPGTLDDVDAARAVRFVGAEPVSLWHADADLKGVDAVVVPGGFSYGDYLRCGAIARFAPVMGEVIKAAGQGMPVLGICNGFQVLCEAGLLPGALTRNAGLHFVCRDVWLRVASTDTAWTSRFDPDADLLVPLKSGEGRYVASEAVLDELEGEGRVVFRYLDNINGSLRDIAGVSSANGRVVGLMPHPEHAIEALTGPSDDGLGLFYSALDAVLSV, from the coding sequence GTGAGCGCCCGGATCGGCGTCATCACCTTCCCCGGCACCCTCGACGACGTCGACGCCGCCCGCGCGGTCCGGTTCGTCGGTGCCGAGCCCGTCAGCCTGTGGCACGCCGACGCCGACCTCAAGGGCGTTGACGCCGTGGTGGTGCCCGGCGGCTTCTCCTACGGCGACTACCTGCGCTGCGGTGCCATCGCCCGGTTCGCCCCGGTGATGGGCGAGGTCATCAAGGCCGCCGGCCAAGGCATGCCGGTACTCGGCATCTGCAACGGCTTCCAGGTGCTGTGCGAGGCCGGACTGCTGCCCGGAGCCCTGACCCGCAACGCGGGCCTGCACTTCGTCTGCCGCGACGTCTGGCTGCGGGTGGCCTCCACCGACACGGCCTGGACCTCCCGGTTCGACCCCGACGCCGACCTGCTGGTGCCGCTGAAGTCCGGCGAGGGCCGCTACGTGGCCTCCGAAGCGGTGCTCGACGAGCTCGAAGGCGAAGGTCGGGTGGTGTTCCGCTACCTCGACAACATCAACGGCTCGCTGCGCGACATCGCCGGCGTGAGCTCGGCCAACGGCCGGGTGGTCGGGCTGATGCCGCACCCCGAGCACGCCATCGAGGCCCTGACCGGGCCCAGCGATGACGGGCTGGGGTTGTTCTATTCCGCGCTGGACGCGGTGCTGTCGGTCTAG
- the purS gene encoding phosphoribosylformylglycinamidine synthase subunit PurS produces MARVVVHVMPKAEILDPQGQAIVGALSRLGHTGVSDVRQGKRFELEVDDSIDDAALAEIAESLLANTVIEDFTVSRETS; encoded by the coding sequence GTGGCCCGGGTGGTTGTGCACGTGATGCCCAAAGCCGAGATCCTTGACCCGCAGGGACAGGCGATCGTCGGAGCGCTTTCTCGGCTCGGACACACCGGAGTGTCGGATGTGCGGCAGGGCAAGCGCTTCGAGCTCGAAGTCGACGATTCGATCGACGACGCCGCACTGGCCGAGATCGCCGAATCGCTGCTGGCCAACACGGTGATCGAGGACTTCACCGTCAGCCGGGAGACCTCGTGA
- a CDS encoding MBL fold metallo-hydrolase, translating to MQLTHFGHSCLLADFGGTTVLFDPGNFSHGFEGITGLAAILVTHQHPDHADVARLPALIDANPGAALYADPQTAAQLGPPWQAVHVGDAFDVGPLRVRGVGGQHAVIHPELPMIDNISYLIGDDEHPARLMHPGDALFVPGEPVDVLATPAAAPWMKISEAVDYLRAVAPRAAVPIHQGIIATDARGIYHGRLAEMGRADFQVLPQESAVTF from the coding sequence ATGCAACTGACCCACTTCGGCCATTCCTGCCTGCTCGCCGATTTCGGCGGGACCACGGTGCTGTTCGACCCCGGCAACTTCTCGCACGGCTTCGAGGGCATCACCGGTCTGGCGGCCATTCTGGTCACTCATCAGCACCCTGATCACGCCGACGTAGCGCGGCTGCCGGCCCTGATCGACGCCAACCCGGGTGCCGCGCTCTACGCCGACCCGCAGACCGCGGCCCAGCTGGGGCCGCCCTGGCAGGCGGTGCACGTCGGGGATGCCTTCGACGTCGGGCCGCTGCGGGTGCGCGGGGTGGGCGGGCAGCACGCGGTGATCCATCCGGAGCTGCCGATGATCGACAACATCTCCTACCTGATCGGCGACGACGAGCATCCGGCCCGGTTGATGCATCCCGGCGACGCTTTGTTCGTACCCGGTGAACCGGTGGACGTGCTGGCTACCCCGGCGGCGGCGCCGTGGATGAAGATCTCCGAGGCCGTCGACTACCTACGTGCGGTGGCGCCGCGGGCCGCGGTGCCGATCCACCAGGGCATCATCGCCACCGACGCCCGCGGGATCTATCACGGCCGCCTGGCCGAGATGGGGCGCGCCGACTTCCAGGTGCTGCCGCAGGAGAGCGCCGTCACCTTCTGA
- a CDS encoding FAD-binding dehydrogenase — protein sequence MSGKADADAIVVGAGLAGLVAACELVDRGQRVLIVDQENSANLGGQAFWSFGGLFFVDSPEQRRLGVRDSYELALQDWLGTAGFDRAEDHWPRQWAHAYVDFASGEKRSWLRARGLKVFPLVGWAERGGYGAIGHGNSVPRFHITWGTGPALVEIFAGRLRGRSRVRYAFRHQVDELIVEGGRVTGVRGSVLEPSAAERGVASSRNTVGQFEFRAPAVLVTSGGIGGNLDLVRQNWPERMGRVPAQLLAGVPAHVDGRMIGITEAAGGRVINRDRMWHYTEGITNYDSIWPGHGIRIIPGPSPLWLDAAGARLPGPLYPGFDTLGTLEHIARSGQDYTWFLLNRRIIEKEFALSGQEQNPDLTSRSLRQLAASRARSGPPPPVQAFIDRGVDFVHASSLRDLVAAMNDLPDVVPLDYATVEAEVTARDRELANRFSKDGQITAIRGARAYLGDRIGRVVAPHRLTDPSAGPLIAVKLHILTRKTLGGLETDLDSRVLGADGKPIDGLYAAGEVAGFGGGGVHGYRALEGTFLGGCIFSGRAAGRGAASDIA from the coding sequence ATGAGCGGTAAGGCGGACGCTGACGCGATCGTCGTCGGGGCGGGTCTCGCGGGACTGGTGGCGGCCTGCGAACTGGTGGACCGTGGCCAGCGTGTCCTGATCGTCGACCAGGAGAACAGCGCCAACCTGGGCGGACAGGCATTCTGGTCCTTCGGCGGACTGTTCTTCGTCGACAGCCCCGAGCAGCGAAGGCTGGGCGTCCGCGACAGCTACGAACTGGCGCTACAGGACTGGTTGGGCACCGCAGGCTTCGACCGGGCCGAGGACCACTGGCCGCGGCAATGGGCGCATGCCTACGTGGACTTCGCCTCGGGTGAGAAGCGCAGCTGGCTGCGGGCCCGCGGACTGAAAGTGTTTCCGCTGGTGGGCTGGGCCGAGCGCGGCGGTTACGGCGCCATCGGGCACGGCAACTCGGTGCCCCGATTTCACATCACCTGGGGAACCGGACCGGCGTTGGTGGAGATCTTCGCGGGCCGGCTGCGGGGCCGCTCCAGGGTCCGCTACGCCTTCCGGCACCAGGTCGACGAGCTGATCGTCGAGGGTGGCCGGGTGACCGGGGTTCGGGGCAGTGTGCTGGAACCCTCAGCCGCCGAACGCGGCGTGGCGTCATCGCGGAACACTGTGGGGCAGTTCGAATTCCGTGCTCCGGCGGTGCTGGTCACCAGCGGCGGCATCGGCGGCAACCTCGATCTGGTGCGACAGAACTGGCCGGAGCGGATGGGCCGGGTCCCTGCGCAACTGTTGGCCGGGGTGCCCGCCCACGTCGACGGCCGGATGATCGGGATCACCGAGGCCGCCGGCGGCCGGGTGATCAACCGGGACCGGATGTGGCACTACACCGAGGGCATCACCAATTACGACTCGATCTGGCCCGGTCACGGCATCCGCATCATCCCCGGCCCGTCACCGCTGTGGCTCGACGCCGCCGGCGCGCGGCTGCCCGGGCCGCTGTATCCCGGCTTCGACACCCTGGGCACGCTCGAGCACATCGCGCGCTCCGGTCAGGACTACACCTGGTTCCTGCTCAACCGGCGGATCATCGAGAAGGAATTCGCGCTGTCGGGCCAGGAGCAGAATCCCGACCTGACCAGCCGGAGTCTGCGTCAGCTGGCCGCGTCACGGGCCCGGTCCGGGCCGCCCCCGCCGGTGCAGGCGTTCATCGACCGCGGGGTGGACTTCGTGCACGCCTCATCGCTGCGTGACCTGGTCGCCGCGATGAACGACCTGCCCGACGTGGTGCCGTTGGACTACGCGACGGTCGAGGCCGAGGTCACCGCGCGCGACCGTGAACTGGCGAACCGATTCAGCAAGGACGGCCAGATCACCGCGATCCGCGGCGCCCGGGCCTACCTGGGTGACCGAATCGGCCGGGTGGTGGCCCCACATCGGCTGACCGATCCTTCCGCCGGCCCGCTGATCGCGGTCAAGCTGCACATCCTGACCCGCAAGACCTTGGGCGGCTTGGAAACCGACCTGGACTCCCGGGTGCTGGGCGCGGACGGCAAGCCGATCGACGGGCTGTACGCGGCCGGCGAGGTGGCCGGCTTCGGCGGAGGCGGCGTGCACGGCTATCGGGCGCTGGAGGGCACCTTCCTGGGCGGGTGCATCTTCTCCGGTCGGGCTGCCGGCCGGGGCGCCGCCAGCGATATCGCCTAG